The Methanobrevibacter sp. nucleotide sequence TCTTGATTTCTTCTAAGAGTATTTGACATCATATGAAGTTTGATTTGATATGATTAAATCATTTTCCTAAAATTTTATACTTTTAATTTTAAATCAGTAACCTGATGTTCATCATGTATATTAAAGGTTATTTTTTTATAATTTTCTTTTTTTAAGAAATAGTTAAATATTATTTTTTATATAAATATTAATGTCGTATCATTTTTATGACCAATGCCTTCGGTCCTTTTATGAGGGAAGTTGATACTGTCTATGATTAGAAGAAACCCAGCATTGGATAGGCTGCCAGTTTCGAGGGTTGCTCGAGGAGCGAAGGGTAAACTAGCAATGATTCAAGAGAGTTAGTATACTGGCAAAATATCATTTAATAATTTTTTATTTTTTTTAAATTTTAGGATTTTATCTTTTATATACAAACATTTATTAATGTTGATAAACATAGGTTATCTTAATATTCATATTAACCTAAGGTTAAATTTTAACTATGGTTCTTGTTTTAATTTGCGCAAATCATTTTAATCCAATCATGAATATTATATCCTACAAAAAAGAGAGGATATTTTGAGTAGAGGAAAAAGACCAAAGTGGATGATTGAAATAGCGAAAGAAAGAATGGAAATTCTTTTTAATCGTGCGGAGATGGAGTTCATCAACCATCCTGAACGATCAAATCGTTATGTCGAACTGGCATTGAAATTATCTACAAAATACAATACCAAAGTTCCTGAAAAATGGGCTAGACGTTATTGTAAGAATTGTAAAAGTTTCCTCTCACCTGGTCGCAATTGCACCGTCCGGCTAGTTAACTCTGAAGTTAACATTTTTTGTGGTGAATGTGATCATGTAATGAAAATTCCATATCATAAGGAAAAAAAGAATAAAAGGAGAGCAAAATATGAGTCAATCAAAAAAAGAAATGATGAATAGAGCTCTTTCTGCTATGACAATTAACATTGGTAAAAATGGCCTTAATGAAAACGTTATCGAAGAAATTAAACGCCAGCTTGAAGCTAATGAACTTGTCAAACTTAAATTTGCAAAAAATATCGCTAGAGATAAAGATAAATTTATAGATGATATTGTATCTCAAACCAGAGCTAAGCTCATTGATGTTAGAGGACATGTCGCTGTAATTTATAAAAAAAAGCCTTAAACATTATAAATTTAGAGTTACAGGTCCTATTTTTTAGGTCTTAAATTTACAGTGGATTAAGCTACAATTATTTAATAAAATATTGGAGAATTAATATGACTACTGTATTTGATGTACCTGCAGATTTATTAATTAAAAAAGTCGCAGATGAATTTAAAAATAATGATAAGATCAATTCCCCTGCATGGTCCAATTTTGTTAAAACTGGTGTTCACAAAGAAAGAAAACCAGAAGATGCAGATTGGTGGTATGTAAGGACCGCTTCCATTATCAGAAGAGTATACATGGATGGTCCAGTGGGAGTTATGAGTTTAAGAACTTTCTACGGTGGTAAAAAAGACCGTGGCGTACGTCCTGAAGTATTTAGAAAAGGTAGTGGATCTATTGTTAGAACCGCATTACACCAATTAGAAGATGCTGGACTCGTTGAGAAAGTTGAAGGTGGAAGAGTTGTTACTCCAGCAGGAAGATCATTCTTAGATAAAATTTCTGCTGAAATCATTAAAGATATTCCTGGTCTTGAAAAATACTAATTATATTTTGGAGAGTTTGATATGAGCGATTTAGATGAAATTCGTCAAAAAAGGATGGCTGAATTACAAGCTCAACAAGCTGCTATGCAGAATCAAGCACAACAACAAGCTATGGCTCAAGCACAACAGCAAGAAGCTCAAGCACAATTTGAAGCACAGAAAAAACAGATCATTGCTCAAATTATGACTTCTGAAGCTCGTAATAGGTTGTCTAATCTTAAATTAACCAAACCTGAACTTGTTAATCAAATTGAACTTCAATTGATTCAATCAGCTCAAGCTGGAAGTTTAAGAGGAAAAGTGACTGATGAACAGCTTAAAGTTCTTTTAAGACAAATTGCTGGTCAAAAAAGAGAAATTAAAATTACAAGGAAATAATATCGATGAAAGCTGGTGTATTATATAGTGGAGGTAAGGATTCATCCTTTGTAGCAGTAATGCTTAAAAGGTTAGGTCTTGACGTAGAGCTATGTACCGCAAACTTTGGTGTTTACGATTCATACATTCCAGCAAGCAAATCTGCCGAAGCGTTAGGTTTCAAACATAATGTCTTGAAAATGGATTATGATATTCTCGACAAGACTTGTGAAATGATTATGGATGACGGATTTCCGAATGATGGAATAAAGTTTATTCATGCTCAGACAGTTGAAATGCTTGCAGATGAATTTGATATTATTGCAGATGGGACTAGAAGAGATGACAGGACTCCAAAATTAAACATTAATCAAATTAAAAGTCTTGAGGATAGGAAGAATGTTCAATACATTAACCTTGACAGTTTCGGACACAAGTCTGTTAAACTAATAACTTCAAGTTTGTTTGAAATTTCACATGAGAGATCAAACAAGGACAACAGTTCTGATTTTGAAGTTGAAATAAGGACTTTGATTGATGAGAAAGGAGGAAATTCATTGGATATATTCCCTGAACATTATCAAACTCGTGTTATCGGATATAAAAAATAATTATTATATGTATTACTGGTGAGAAAATGAGTAGAAATAAACCATTAGCTAAAAAATTAAGAATGGCAAAAGCAAACAAACAAAATAGGAGAATTCCAATCTGGGCTTATGCTAAAACTAACCGTAAACTTAGATACAGACCAAAACCTAGACATTGGAGAAGAAACAGTCTTAAATTATAATGAGGGGTTATTATGGAAAGAGTTTACACAATTCCACTTAGAAATGTTAAAGAAATTAAAAGAACTATCAGAGCTCCTAGAGCTATCAGAGAAGTTAAAAATTTCTTAACCAAACACATGAAAGCTGAAGAAGTCAAAATTGATGAATCTATCAATCATGCTATTTGGAAAAGAGGTATCCAAAAAATACCTTCTAAAATCACTGTAAAAGCAGTTAAAGATGATGATGGTGTTGTAACAGCTACTTTAGCAGAATAGCTTTGTTCACTACCATACTATTGAGTAACGTGAGGTAACAATATGTTAAAAAGAGTAGATATCGTAGGTAACCCAAACATTGGTGTATTTATCCTTGCAACCGATGACTTTGCTATTGTTCCTTATAATCTTTTAGATGAAAAAGCTGATATTATTAAGGAAGCATTAGACGTTGATATTATAAAATCATCTGTTTCTGGATGTAGCCTTATTGGATCTTTAGCTGTGGCTAATTCAAAAGGAATAGTTGTTTCACCACATATCTTAGATAGGGAAATTAAACAGTTTGAAGATTTAGGTATTAATGTCGCTACTGTGCCTGGTCAATACACTGCATTAGGTAATATCGTTGCAGCAAACGACAAAGGTGCTATTGTAAGTCCATTTTTATCCAAAGAAGCAATTGAGGTTATTGGAGAAACTTTAGATGTAAACGTTGAAGCTACTTCCATGGTTGGAAGTGACATCATTGGATCTATGATTCAAGTTACAAATAAAGGATTTTTAATAAGTTCTAAAGCTGTTCAATCTGAAGTTAGTTTTGCTCAAGAAGTATTTGGTGTAGAAGGAAACATTGGTACTGTTGGAAGAGGTATTTCTTTAGTTGGTGCTTGTTCCATTGCTAATTCAAATGGAGCAATTGTTGCTAAAGACAGTACTGGTCCAGAAATGGCTAGAGTTGAAGAAGCATTAGGCTTTTTAGATGATGATTTTTAATTAATATATCTTGAGGGATTTTATATGATAACAAAAATTTACAGAGTTAAAGGTACTTTTGTAATGGGCGATGAATATCATAAATTTACTAAAGAATTCAAAGCAACTTGCGAAGCTGAAATCGAAGAGAAAATCTACGAACGTTTCGGAAGTAAACACAGAATTAACAGGAACCAAATTTCTATTGCAGAAATCGAAGAAATTGCTCCTGAAGATGTTGTTGACCCAATTGTAAAAGAAATTTTATAGACACTTTGAGGGTGTTCATATGGAAGATCAGCAAAGGTTAAACAGTCTTCTTAACGAAATTAACGTATACAGACAACAAGCTGAGTTAATTCAACAACAAATCGAAATGATCAGAACTTCCATGGCTGAAGTAGATGCATTGTTTTCTACTTTAGATGACATTGAAGGTAAAGAATCTGTTGAAGCTTTTGTGCCTGTTGGTGCTGGTTCATTCGTTAAAGGAGAACTTAAAAGTACTGATGAAATTATTGTAAGTATTGGAGCAGGACTTGCTGTTAAAAAAGATGCTGATGGCGCTCGTGAAATCTTAAACGGGCAAAAAGAAGACTTAAATGATAGCTTAGATAAAATGTTAGCTAACTTACAACAATGTACTGACATTGTAGGAAGTCTTCAAGCTCAAGCTGAACAAATTGCAGCAGCAGCTCAAGGAAGAATGACCCAAATGGGATAATTCTTTCCAATTTCTTTTTTTTATTTTTTAGTTTTATACTAGTTTTACTATTTTCAAAATTTTTTTCAAAATTTGCTGTTTTGTGCGATTTTTACTGTTTTTTTAAATATTATAAGAGATATAAATACAAATAATATAAATTTTTTAACTAATTGAAAAGGTTGGATTAATTTTGTTTGAATCATTGAAAAAGAAATTTTCACGTACAAGTGAAAAGTTGGAAGAGGAACTTATTGAAGAAGCTGAAAAAGAAGACAATCTTCAAGAAGAATCCGGTAAAAAATTCTCTTTCTTTTCATTTGGCCGTAAAAAAGAAGAAAAAGTGGAAGAGGATGAATCTAATTTACTTCCGCAAGCAGAAGATATTGTAGAAGAAGAGTCTGTTGATGAAGCTGAAGAGGAAATTGTTGAAGAAACCTCTGAAGATGAATCTGTTGAAGAAGTAAAAGAGGAAAAACCTGGTTTACTTGCAAGACTTAGAGGTTCCTCTGCTCCTGAGGAAGAAGTTGAAGAAGAGATTCCTGAGGAAGATGAAGTTGAAGAAGAACCTCAAAAAGAAGAAAAATCCCACTTCTGGAGCAGAAACAAGGATGAAGATAAATCTGCAGATGGTGAAGCTACCGGTGGAATGTTCTCATTTGTTCGTGAAAAAACCATTCAGGAAAAACATGTAGAAGATATCTTGTTTGAACTTGAAATGGAACTCTTGCAAGGGGATGTTGCAATGGAAGTAGCTACTGAAGTTGTAGAAAGCGTAAAAAATGACCTTGTAGGTAAAAAAATCAAAAGAAGCAATGACATTACAGAATACACATTCATGGCTTTAAAAAATGCAGTATCAGACATCATCAGCATTCCTGGAAAATCCATGACTGAAATGATTGAAGCTAAAAAAGCTGAAGGAGAACCATTAGTTGTAATGTTTGTTGGAATCAACGGTACTGGTAAAACAACCACTATCGGAAAACTCGCTAATTATTACATGAAAAAAGGCTACACTCCTGTAATTGCTGCTTCAGATACATTCAGAGCAGGAGCAATCGAACAGGTAACATATCATGCTGACAATGTTGGTGTTAAAATCATTAAGCACAAAAAAGGTTCAGATCCAGCTGCTGTTGCATACGATGCTGTCGAGCATGCAAAAGCACAAGGAAAAGAATTGGTATTAATTGATACTGCAGGAAGAATGCAGACTAACACTAACCTTATGGATGAAATGAAAAAAATTAAAAGAGTCTCCAAACCTGACCTCGTAATATTTGTAGGTGACGCTTTAACTGGTAACGATGCAACCGAACAGGCTAAGAAATTCAATGAGGCTATTGATATTGACGGTGTAATCTTAACTAAAGCTGATGCAGATAGTAAAGGTGGAGCTTCACTCTCAATTGGTTATGTAATCAAAAAACCAATCATGTTCTTAGGTATGGGCCAAGGATATGATGACATCAAGGAATATGATTCTGAATGGATGTTAAACCAATTATTCAGTGATGATGAAGCTGAATTGGAGATGACTGAATAAATGAGAGTCAATAAGATTGTTTTAATATTAACCGTAGTTTTAGCTATTCTTATATTGATAGCTACAACTGCAACAATTTTATTTGATGGAAACAGTCCACTCATAAAATCGGAGCCAAAGGATAACGTTTCAATAGCTGTAACTGGTGATGTTATGTTTGCACGTAATATGCCAGGTGTTTTAAGCTTTGATTCATCCCCATTTGAAGGGGTGAGCAATGTAACATCAAACGTTGACTTATTGTTAATCAACTTTGAAAATGCAGTTACTTCCTCAGGTAATGCAGTCAAGGGAGATGTTCCACTTAAATGTGATCCAAGTTATGTTCCTCTTGCAAAGGGAAACAACAATACAATAGCCGCCCTTGCAAACAACCATGCATTTGATTATGGTATTGACGGAATGGAAGATACACTTGAAAACCTTAAAAATGCAGGAATAACTCCAATAGGTGCAGGTGAAAATGAAGATGCAGCGCACAACGGCGTAACTCAGGAAATCAACGGAAGGAATATAACTGTATTGAACTATATGGATTCAAATAACTTCGCAGAATATTCTTATGAAGTGATGCCATATGCAAACGGTTCAAATCCTGGTTATTCTGCATTCGATTTAGCCGATGCACAAAAACAAATCAAAGAGAATAATGATTCAGACTTAATCGTAGTGTATATGCACTTTGGAAACGAGTATTCAAACTCTCCAAATGGCGATCAAGTCAAAATTGCACATGAACTGATTGATTCAGGTGCAGATGTGGTTTTAGGATCTCACCCGCATGTAACCCAGGGAATTGAGATGTACAACGGAAAACCAATATTCTACAGTTTAGGAAACTTCATATTCGACCAGTCAAACGAAGCGACACACTCCGCTTACTTTGTCCAAATAGATCTTGTAAACGACACTGGCGAATGCACAGTATATCCGATATATATTTCCGGATACCTGCCACACTATATGGATTCAGACAGTGGCAACTCACTGCTTAACGGATTGAATCCAAATACAGATGAACTTGAAGTTTCAAACGGTATTGGTAAACTAAAATTTAATTTAACGGAAGGTGATGCGAATTAATTACAAATATATAAGTATTCTTCTGTATTCTGACTGTATTTTTAGCGGTCTCATGCGTAAGTGCAGCAGACAACGACACCCGGCACTTAAATGCTGATGAAGATGACGTGCCTCAGGTTAATGATACTGTTGTAGCAGAAGAAGAACCCGTGAAAAATGCTTCCTTTGGTAAAGTAAGTAATACTAACTATCTAAAGGATTAAATTTCACTGTTAGTGTAAAACATGAAAACAATACTCCAATTTCAAACAAAACTGTCTATTTTACTGTTGATGGTGGTGAAATAATAAATTCAACAACTGATGAAAAAGGAAATGCAAACCTGTTGTTGAACTTTGATAAAGGAACTCATACAGTTAAATGAAACAGGATTCAACCCGATCAGTTCTTCATCTAAAATACTTCTCATGACAACAGGGTTTCAAAGATACAGGCATCAACATACAAGGCATATAAAGGATTTACCAATGTCTATAAGGTAACTCTGACAGTTGATGGAATGCCTCTTTCCGGACGCTACGTAACATTTAAAGTTGCAGGAAAGACATTTAAGAAGTTGACCAATTCAAAAGGGGTTGCAAGCCTAAGTGAGGACATTCCAACAATAAGCAAATACCTTGATGTAATCATTCCTATGATTTACAAGGGAAATTACAATGCTGGATCTTCATGGATTCAAAAAGTGACTGCTGCATTTGTCAAACAGTCAAGTCATGCTAAAATATGGTCAGGTATTCAAACATACAAGTCCGACAGTGACGTTACTAAGTTGTCTGCCACAGCCTTGATGAAAGATGCTGATGCGGCTGCCGCTGGTGGTGTGTATGGTGTTATTCTATTCAGGTGGGGTATAACCAACTTAATCAATTTTAATAATGTCTAGTGATAATTCAGTTATCACTTACCATTTTTTTCTTTTTGCTTCGGCAAGTTTTCTCTTTTTTTCAATATTTTTGTAGCCGCTGGACTGGTACTGTCTTTTTTGGCGTTCGGTTACGGTTTCGTCGTTTCTCATGATGGTGATGAGGTCAATTGAGTTTCCTTTGATGACCATTACGATTCTGATTTCTCTATAATCCTTGTTTGCAGGTGCATTGAAAACTACGGCATAGGTGTCTTTATCTATATGTTCACATTTGATTGGCTCTTCATACATAAGACAGTCAACAACATAGTTTCTGGATATTCCGTTATCAGATAGTCTTTCATTGAAATGTCTGTTTTCAAAACACCAGTCTATTGAGGTTGTGTCTCCAATCAAAAATTTGTCATAAGCATTCATTAATATTGATTTGGTGTAAAGTTTATTATATATATTTTTACAAATCTATTATGTATGTCTGAACAACCTCAATGGGATTCATCTATATCATTTATATTTGCAATGATTGGGGCGGCAGTAGGTCTTGGAAATATCTGGCGTTTCAGTTATGTGCTTTATTCCAATGGTGGAGGATCATTTTTCATTCCTTACCTTATTGCTATTGCGATTATGGGAATTCCATTTTTAATTTTAGAATATGGTGTGGGATTCTCATTCAAGGAATCCTTCTCGAAGATTATGCGAAATATTAATCCGAAGTTTGAGATAATTGCTTGGATTTTGGTGCTGTTTGTATTCATTGTTACAATTTACTATCTGGTAATTCTGAGCTGGGACTTGGTATATCTCTTCAGCAGTTTTACATTTAACTGGGGAACTGATACTGCATCCTACTTTGCAAATACTGTTGGAGGAAGCTCTGATTTGACAAATGCAAGCTTTTTATTGATTCCAACAACTATTGGTGTTTTATTGCTTTGGATTGCAGTTTGGTTTATATCTCACAGAAATGTTGATGAAGGTATTGGTAAGGCATCCAAAGTTCTTATTCCTGCTTTATTTGTCATCATGGGAATTATCATTGTTTATGCAATAACACTTCCTGGATCAATGATTGGTGTGGACACTCTTATTCATCCTAACTGGAGTGGACTTTTGAATGTAAACATTTGGCTTGCTGCATTTGCACAAATTATCTTTTCATTAAGTATGGGGGAAGCTATTGCAATTACCTATGCAAGTTACTTGCCTAAAAACTCTAAATTGATTGATAATGTGCTTATTGTAGTATTTGCAAACTCTGCTTTTGAAGTATGTACTGCATTTGGTGTATTTTCAATATTGGGTTATATGTCTTATGTAAATGGAATGCCTATATCTGAGCTTATTACTGAAGGTACTGGTTTGGTATTTGTTGTTTTCCCGATGATTTTCAACATCATGGGTCCAATTGGTCGTATATTGGCTCCAATGCTGTTCCTTGCAATCTTGTTTGCAGGTATAACATCTGCATTAGGTTACTTCGAACCGATGTTAAGTTCAACTACTGTAAAATTAGGATGGACTCGTAAAAAAACCGCTACTGTATTGTCAGTTATTGGATGTGTGTTTTCAATTCTGTTGACAACCGGAATCAGCAGTTATATTGTTGGAATTATAGATTCATTCGTAAATGAATTTGGTGTTTTGCTCTTGATTGGTGTGCAATGTATAATATTTGCATGGTTCTATGGTTTGGAACACTTTTTACCTGCTTTAAACGAGTATTCTTCATTTAAAGTTGGTAAAACATGGATGTTTGTAATCAAATACTTGCTTCCTTGTGTTTTGATTGTCATGTGGGTTATTGGTATTGTGCAGTTGTTTGCAACAGCAGATCTTTTTGTGATAGTTGTTGACTTAATCATCATAGGTTCTGTATTGGCTTCTGCTGTTTTCCTGACAAAACTTAAACCAAGTGAGGAATGATTTTTCTCACTTGAATTCTTAATTTTTCTTTTAATTATTTTAATAGTTTAATAGATTTCTTCTTAAATTATTAAAGCTATTTTTTATTTAATGGATTTAGCATAGTAAATCCAGTTATTATTTTTGCTTAATCTACATTAACTTATTTAATTCCATAAACTTTGTATGCATCATATGCAGCATAAATGTGATAAAGTGTTGAAATTGCACTTCCGGCATCATTATTTAACATATAATAGATTGCAATGTGGAGCACAATCATTCCAATTAGGAATTTCATTCCTCTTTTTTCTTTACCATTCAATATCTGACCTAAACCAGGTAATATAAATGAAGCTACTGCATTCAAACGTCTATCTCTTACCATAATATCACATTCCAAGTAACATCACTAAAAATATCGCACCATCAGTCAACAAGTGGCTCAGGTATGGGACAAACAAGTTTTTGGTCTTGATGTATCCGTAGAATTCAAACAGTGATCCGAGTCCCTGAAGCATCAAAACAGAAATGATTGATGTTTCAAAGTCATAATGAAGAAGCCCGAAGAAGATGAGGACAAGGAATGTTGATATTATAATTGCCAATTTACGGTTTTGTGTATTCTTATAGACCAATCTCATCAGGAACACGAATGGGATGAATTTTACCAGTTCTTCAGCCATCATTGAAAATACGAGAGAGATTATTGCCTCACCGTTCACTTCAAGGCCTGAGCTGACATTTAGCATTCCATCAATAATGTCTCCAACAACCATTGCATAAATCATATATCCGATAAACAAAATCACTGCAAGCTTTATTTCGCTTTTAGTTGGCCATCGTAATATCAATGACACATCCCAGTCTGAATAATACATCAATGGTATTAAAAGAATTGCACAGAATATGAAACTTGCAAAAAATTCAGACATGTCTTCAAGAAGTATATACACTATAAATGAGATGATTACACTTGACAACAAAACAATCCATGCACGCTTTGAAAGTTGAGGATTATGATTGTAGTATGGAATATCTCTTTCTTTATTTTCAAATTTAAAATATTCTCCCATTAAAATCACATTAGTTAATAGTTAATGTTATTTTGTATTAAAGTTATATTTTAATTTGAGGTCAATTATGAATTTTAAACATTTGATTTTAGTGAGTTTAATAATATTCATTTTAGTTGCACAGGTTTGTGCTTCTGAAGACATGAATTATACTAAAAAAACATTCAAGGGAGTTGATTTCATGATTCCATTCGGCTTTGAGGAATCACAGGCTCCTGAAAATTTCGATGATTTAGGTTCAAATGGACAAACATGCTTCTACATTAACCAATGGGGTGGAGAAATCATAATCACAGTCGCATCAGACTGGCTTGGAATGTCACTTGATGAGCTGTATCATGACGGCGCCACAAAAACAAAAATCAACGGTCATGAAGGATGGAACTACACAGAAGGCAACTTGACATGCTTCGGATATGTGGAAGACAACAGTGCAATTATTATTGCAGTAACCAATCAGACAAGACTCAATGAAGTTATAGTTTAAGGTGGTAACATGAACAAAAAGATTTTGGGACTTATGATCGTTTTAGCTATTGTTGCAATAGGACCTGCCGCTGCACTTGATGAAACAGTAGTGATTGGAGATATAGACTTCAATGTTCCTGACGGATTCATGGAAATAGCAAACAACGCAACAATAAATGAAAAAGAAGTAAACAACTCAATCAGTTATGTTGTAAACGGAAAGATCTTTGAAAAAGGAGATGATGTGGTAGCTATCAACGTTTCAGACTATGGTGAATTTGATATTGCAAATGATTTCGTAAAGCAAAATCCCGGAAAAACCGATGATATAAATGGAATCGACGGATACCTTAAAAAAGACGGAAATATCACCACATTTTCATATGTTCTTGATAATGAGTTGGTTACCGTATCAGTTTCAAACGATAATCTGTTGAGTGATTTTATAAGGGTATGATTAAATTTATTTATACTCGAATGACAAACTATTAATTAATTCTTTTTAATGGAGGATTGATTTTGAATAAAAAACTATTAGGAATTTTATTAGTTTTAATAGCAGTCGTTGCTATAGGTACTGTTGTGGCAGCTAGTGAAACTGTCGAAATCGAAGGCTTTGAATTCACAGTCCCAGATGGATTTACAGAAGACCCTACACATGAAACAGTAAATGTTGTAAAAGAACAAAATGGAGTAACCTTCACTTCAAACGGTAAATTATACCAAAATGATGATGGAGATGTAGTAAATGTCCTCGTTGCTGAATACGATGGAGTAGAAGTAACTGATGATGTTGCAGCAGGTCTCGGAGGAGATGCTAAAACTATTGCTGGTATTGACGGTTATGTAATTCCAAACGGAACATTAACCTCATTTGAATTCCCAAATGACGGTAACTTAGTAGTACTCTCAACCAACAACGAAGACATACTCGAAGACTTCTTAACAGTAGAATAATCAATTTATTCTATTTTTTTCTTTTTTTAAAACATCTGCAATGGGAGTGATAATATGGACAGTAAAAATCAAGCGATAATTTTGAGTTTTATATTATGTGTTTCAGCTTTAATTGTAGGTGTAATGCTTACAATATAAATTTATACTTAATCTGTTAAAACTATAAAACAAGTGAGTATTATGAGTTTCAACAGAAAAACAATAATAATATTTTTAATTTTGATAGGGGCTCTTGTAGTTGTCGGAGGAGTCTGCGCCAGTGACGGCATTGATGTTGCTGGTTTTTCAAAAAAACTGAGCAAACAGAAAACCGTAACTGTCAAAATATATAATTTTAAACCGGGCGTCCTGTGGGGACCAAAAGCAGTAAAGTTCAAAAACGGAGATGCAATTGCAGGGTACGTTGAATATAAAGGAAACATGCAATTTTCCAAAGGAACAGGAGTGACCTGCTGGTACATAGGATCAGGTCTTGACGGAGACATTGACCCACACCACACCAAACTTTACAAGGCAAAATTCTTCTTTAAAAACAAAAAAGGGAACGTAAAAACAAAAACTGTTAAAGGAAACGGTGGAGGCCACATTTCAACAGGGTTGATAAAAGGTTATGCTCCGTACAAAGCTCAAGTTACTTACAGGAGTTATTGAATTTTTTTAATTTGATAGCTATTTTCTTTTTTTATTAGTGTAGTATGAGTGTAGTATATTGTATCTAAAAGTGAATATTGGAAAAGTAATATTTTCACAGTTAAATTACCAATGAATATTAAAATCATTTGAGTTTTTAGATTTTGTATTTCTTAGATTTTTATTAAATTCAATTTTCTTTTTTTCTTTTTCTTTAATTTTTTGCATGTATTCTTCTATTTCTTTTTGTTCATTTATTTTGGATTCATGAATTTT carries:
- the rpl18a gene encoding 50S ribosomal protein L18Ae is translated as MITKIYRVKGTFVMGDEYHKFTKEFKATCEAEIEEKIYERFGSKHRINRNQISIAEIEEIAPEDVVDPIVKEIL
- the pfdA gene encoding prefoldin subunit alpha; its protein translation is MEDQQRLNSLLNEINVYRQQAELIQQQIEMIRTSMAEVDALFSTLDDIEGKESVEAFVPVGAGSFVKGELKSTDEIIVSIGAGLAVKKDADGAREILNGQKEDLNDSLDKMLANLQQCTDIVGSLQAQAEQIAAAAQGRMTQMG
- a CDS encoding 50S ribosomal protein L31e, with the translated sequence MERVYTIPLRNVKEIKRTIRAPRAIREVKNFLTKHMKAEEVKIDESINHAIWKRGIQKIPSKITVKAVKDDDGVVTATLAE
- a CDS encoding CapA family protein, whose protein sequence is MRVNKIVLILTVVLAILILIATTATILFDGNSPLIKSEPKDNVSIAVTGDVMFARNMPGVLSFDSSPFEGVSNVTSNVDLLLINFENAVTSSGNAVKGDVPLKCDPSYVPLAKGNNNTIAALANNHAFDYGIDGMEDTLENLKNAGITPIGAGENEDAAHNGVTQEINGRNITVLNYMDSNNFAEYSYEVMPYANGSNPGYSAFDLADAQKQIKENNDSDLIVVYMHFGNEYSNSPNGDQVKIAHELIDSGADVVLGSHPHVTQGIEMYNGKPIFYSLGNFIFDQSNEATHSAYFVQIDLVNDTGECTVYPIYISGYLPHYMDSDSGNSLLNGLNPNTDELEVSNGIGKLKFNLTEGDAN
- a CDS encoding ribonuclease P — its product is MSRGKRPKWMIEIAKERMEILFNRAEMEFINHPERSNRYVELALKLSTKYNTKVPEKWARRYCKNCKSFLSPGRNCTVRLVNSEVNIFCGECDHVMKIPYHKEKKNKRRAKYESIKKRNDE
- a CDS encoding DNA-binding protein encodes the protein MSDLDEIRQKRMAELQAQQAAMQNQAQQQAMAQAQQQEAQAQFEAQKKQIIAQIMTSEARNRLSNLKLTKPELVNQIELQLIQSAQAGSLRGKVTDEQLKVLLRQIAGQKREIKITRK
- the ftsY gene encoding signal recognition particle-docking protein FtsY, which codes for MFESLKKKFSRTSEKLEEELIEEAEKEDNLQEESGKKFSFFSFGRKKEEKVEEDESNLLPQAEDIVEEESVDEAEEEIVEETSEDESVEEVKEEKPGLLARLRGSSAPEEEVEEEIPEEDEVEEEPQKEEKSHFWSRNKDEDKSADGEATGGMFSFVREKTIQEKHVEDILFELEMELLQGDVAMEVATEVVESVKNDLVGKKIKRSNDITEYTFMALKNAVSDIISIPGKSMTEMIEAKKAEGEPLVVMFVGINGTGKTTTIGKLANYYMKKGYTPVIAASDTFRAGAIEQVTYHADNVGVKIIKHKKGSDPAAVAYDAVEHAKAQGKELVLIDTAGRMQTNTNLMDEMKKIKRVSKPDLVIFVGDALTGNDATEQAKKFNEAIDIDGVILTKADADSKGGASLSIGYVIKKPIMFLGMGQGYDDIKEYDSEWMLNQLFSDDEAELEMTE
- a CDS encoding YhbY family RNA-binding protein, whose translation is MSQSKKEMMNRALSAMTINIGKNGLNENVIEEIKRQLEANELVKLKFAKNIARDKDKFIDDIVSQTRAKLIDVRGHVAVIYKKKP
- a CDS encoding 30S ribosomal protein S19e; this encodes MTTVFDVPADLLIKKVADEFKNNDKINSPAWSNFVKTGVHKERKPEDADWWYVRTASIIRRVYMDGPVGVMSLRTFYGGKKDRGVRPEVFRKGSGSIVRTALHQLEDAGLVEKVEGGRVVTPAGRSFLDKISAEIIKDIPGLEKY
- a CDS encoding DUF4258 domain-containing protein, with the protein product MNAYDKFLIGDTTSIDWCFENRHFNERLSDNGISRNYVVDCLMYEEPIKCEHIDKDTYAVVFNAPANKDYREIRIVMVIKGNSIDLITIMRNDETVTERQKRQYQSSGYKNIEKKRKLAEAKRKKW
- a CDS encoding translation initiation factor IF-6, translated to MLKRVDIVGNPNIGVFILATDDFAIVPYNLLDEKADIIKEALDVDIIKSSVSGCSLIGSLAVANSKGIVVSPHILDREIKQFEDLGINVATVPGQYTALGNIVAANDKGAIVSPFLSKEAIEVIGETLDVNVEATSMVGSDIIGSMIQVTNKGFLISSKAVQSEVSFAQEVFGVEGNIGTVGRGISLVGACSIANSNGAIVAKDSTGPEMARVEEALGFLDDDF
- a CDS encoding 50S ribosomal protein L39e; translation: MSRNKPLAKKLRMAKANKQNRRIPIWAYAKTNRKLRYRPKPRHWRRNSLKL